In the genome of Panthera uncia isolate 11264 chromosome B3 unlocalized genomic scaffold, Puncia_PCG_1.0 HiC_scaffold_1, whole genome shotgun sequence, one region contains:
- the SIX6 gene encoding homeobox protein SIX6, with the protein MFQLPILNFSPQQVAGVCETLEESGDVERLGRFLWSLPVAPAACEALNKNESVLRARAIVAFHGGNYRELYHILENHKFTKESHAKLQALWLEAHYQEAEKLRGRPLGPVDKYRVRKKFPLPRTIWDGEQKTHCFKERTRHLLREWYLQDPYPNPSKKRELAQATGLTPTQVGNWFKNRRQRDRAAAAKNRLQQQVMSQGSGRALRAEEEGTPEVLGAAASPAASLSSKAATSAISITSSDSECDI; encoded by the exons ATGTTCCAGTTGCCCATCTTGAATTTCAGTCCCCAGCAAGTGGCCGGGGTATGCGAGACTCTGGAGGAGAGCGGCGACGTAGAGCGCCTGGGTCGCTTCCTCTGGTCGCTGCCCGTGGCCCCTGCGGCCTGTGAGGCCCTCAACAAGAATGAATCGGTGCTGCGCGCGCGAGCCATCGTGGCCTTTCACGGCGGCAACTACCGCGAGCTCTATCATATCCTGGAAAACCACAAGTTCACCAAGGAGTCGCACGCCAAGCTGCAGGCGCTGTGGCTCGAAGCGCATTACCAGGAGGCTGAGAAGCTGCGTGGACGGCCCCTGGGGCCGGTGGACAAGTACCGCGTGAGGAAGAAGTTCCCGCTGCCGCGCACCATTTGGGACGGCGAACAGAAGACACACTGCTTCAAGGAGCGCACGAGGCATCTGCTACGGGAATGGTATCTGCAGGACCCATACCCTAACCCCAGCAAAAAGCGTGAGCTCGCCCAGGCAACCGGACTGACCCCTACGCAGGTGGGCAACTGGTTCAAAAACCGCCGACAAAGGGACCGGGCGGCTGCAGCCAAGAACAG ACTCCAGCAGCAGGTCATGTCGCAGGGCTCCGGGCGGGCTCTAAGGGCTGAGGAAGAGGGCACGCCCGAGGTGCTGGGCGCCGCAGCCAGCCCGGCCGCCAGCCTCTCCAGCAAGGCCGCCACTTCGGCCATCTCCATCACGTCCAGCGACAGCGAGTGCGACATCTGA